The following are from one region of the Treponema denticola genome:
- the loaP gene encoding antiterminator LoaP: MDYYVVQVSTGKEKNFIEDAEFKNKFDGLSYSIVFPQRILKIRKAGKVTEKQLPVFAGYLFIGADEISKELYQHLKRCKGFYRFLPNNQEPKFLEGRDFEILNQFISFGGLAKISQVVFDENDRIKVIEGPLSGLEGYIIRVNKRKGRATVCLDICQTAFSIDLGFEILNKEEKR; this comes from the coding sequence ATGGATTATTATGTAGTTCAGGTAAGTACAGGCAAAGAAAAGAATTTTATTGAAGATGCGGAATTTAAAAATAAATTTGATGGGCTTTCTTATTCTATAGTTTTTCCTCAGAGGATTTTAAAGATAAGAAAGGCCGGTAAGGTAACGGAAAAGCAGTTGCCTGTTTTTGCCGGATATTTGTTTATAGGTGCCGATGAAATTTCTAAAGAGCTGTATCAGCATCTTAAAAGATGTAAAGGTTTTTATAGATTTTTACCTAATAATCAAGAACCGAAATTTTTAGAAGGAAGGGATTTTGAAATCCTTAATCAATTTATTTCTTTCGGAGGCCTTGCAAAAATTTCACAGGTTGTATTTGATGAAAATGATAGAATAAAAGTTATCGAAGGACCTTTGAGCGGTCTTGAAGGTTATATTATAAGAGTAAATAAGAGGAAGGGAAGAGCTACCGTTTGTCTGGATATATGTCAAACAGCTTTTTCTATCGACTTAGGATTTGAAATACTAAATAAGGAAGAAAAAAGATGA
- the msrB gene encoding peptide-methionine (R)-S-oxide reductase MsrB, producing MKNKNILIHLSFLLMIVLFLSCTKAQAEQKLTIGGKGMIKEIYFAGGCFWGVEGYFRQIPGVKETDTGYANGKSDSANYKGLHQSDHAETVKIVYDSSVVSLQELLAHYFRIIDPTSLNKQGNDAGRQYRTGIYYVDDSMIKEINSFVKFMQKKYSRPIVVEVEKLKHFILAEDYHQDYLQKNPGGYCHIDLTLALKPLYDESKFKVPSKEELKKSLKPIQFSVTQEKATEKPFTSEYDKFDAEGIYVDITTGKPLFSSVNKYDAGCGWPSFTKAITTQALQYLEDKSHGMNRTEVVSKTGGAHLGHVFDDGPADAGGLRYCINGASLRFIPYDKMEEEGYGDYLPYVKPTGNF from the coding sequence ATGAAAAATAAAAACATTTTAATACACTTGAGTTTTTTACTGATGATAGTTTTATTTCTATCATGTACAAAGGCTCAGGCAGAACAAAAATTAACCATTGGAGGAAAAGGAATGATTAAAGAAATATATTTTGCAGGCGGCTGCTTTTGGGGCGTTGAAGGATATTTTAGACAGATTCCCGGCGTAAAAGAAACTGACACAGGTTATGCAAACGGAAAAAGCGATTCTGCAAACTACAAGGGATTACATCAGAGCGATCACGCTGAAACTGTTAAGATAGTTTATGATTCTTCGGTAGTAAGTTTACAAGAATTATTGGCTCATTATTTTAGAATAATCGATCCTACATCTTTAAACAAACAGGGAAACGATGCAGGCCGTCAATACAGAACAGGTATTTATTATGTAGATGATTCTATGATTAAAGAAATAAATAGTTTTGTAAAGTTTATGCAAAAAAAATATTCGAGGCCCATTGTTGTTGAGGTAGAAAAACTTAAGCATTTTATCCTTGCCGAAGACTATCATCAAGACTATCTTCAAAAAAATCCGGGAGGATATTGCCACATAGACTTAACCCTTGCTTTAAAACCTCTTTATGATGAAAGTAAATTTAAAGTGCCGTCAAAAGAAGAATTAAAAAAATCCTTAAAACCGATACAGTTTTCGGTTACACAAGAAAAAGCAACGGAAAAACCCTTTACAAGCGAATATGATAAATTCGATGCTGAAGGAATTTATGTTGACATCACCACAGGAAAACCTCTTTTTTCTTCAGTAAATAAATATGATGCAGGCTGCGGCTGGCCATCATTTACAAAGGCTATTACAACACAGGCCCTTCAATATTTAGAGGACAAAAGTCACGGCATGAACAGAACTGAAGTCGTATCAAAAACAGGCGGAGCTCACTTAGGCCACGTCTTTGATGACGGCCCTGCCGATGCAGGCGGCTTACGATATTGCATTAACGGAGCATCCTTACGCTTTATCCCCTACGATAAAATGGAAGAAGAAGGTTACGGGGATTATCTTCCCTATGTAAAACCTACGGGGAATTTTTAA
- a CDS encoding SPFH domain-containing protein, which produces MIALYVALVVAVIILFSIAVVVPEQESYVIERLGKYSRTLTAGFHILTPFIDRIAYKQNLKEEALDVDPQVCITADNVQVQVDGILYLKIFDPVKASYGIDNYRYAVAQLAKTTMRSEIGKLELDKTFCGREGLNDNIVKALDEASDNWGIKVTRYEIRDITPTRTILEAMERQMRAEREKRANILSSEGKQQSRINISLGKKKEAINKAMGEKQRRINLAEGRSKAIEITSNATAEGLRLIADALSQPGGRTAMGIRLAENYIQRFEHIIKKSNVSVYPENIAGLAAFSDIIKNAGKEVKVIKGGQNA; this is translated from the coding sequence ATGATAGCTTTATATGTTGCTCTGGTCGTAGCGGTTATTATTTTATTTTCGATAGCTGTTGTAGTTCCGGAACAGGAAAGTTATGTTATTGAAAGGCTTGGAAAATATTCGCGGACTCTTACTGCGGGTTTCCATATCTTAACCCCATTTATAGACAGGATTGCTTATAAGCAAAATCTAAAGGAAGAAGCCTTGGACGTAGATCCTCAAGTTTGTATCACGGCCGATAACGTTCAGGTACAGGTTGACGGAATTCTTTATCTAAAAATATTCGATCCGGTTAAGGCAAGCTACGGAATCGATAATTACCGCTATGCAGTCGCACAGCTTGCAAAGACAACTATGCGAAGCGAAATAGGAAAGCTGGAACTTGACAAAACCTTTTGCGGAAGAGAAGGCTTAAACGACAATATAGTAAAGGCCCTCGATGAAGCCTCCGACAACTGGGGCATAAAGGTTACCCGCTACGAAATACGGGATATCACACCAACTCGCACAATCCTCGAAGCCATGGAAAGACAGATGAGGGCCGAACGCGAAAAGCGGGCTAATATTCTTTCGAGTGAAGGAAAACAGCAGTCCCGAATAAATATTTCTTTGGGTAAAAAGAAAGAAGCTATAAACAAGGCTATGGGCGAAAAGCAGCGAAGGATAAATCTTGCCGAAGGCCGCTCAAAGGCTATCGAGATAACGAGTAATGCAACAGCCGAAGGTTTGCGTTTAATTGCAGATGCACTTTCCCAGCCGGGAGGAAGAACGGCTATGGGTATCCGTCTTGCAGAAAACTATATTCAAAGGTTCGAGCATATTATTAAAAAATCAAATGTTTCGGTTTACCCCGAAAACATTGCAGGCCTTGCAGCCTTTAGCGATATTATTAAAAATGCAGGAAAAGAAGTGAAGGTTATAAAGGGAGGTCAAAATGCTTAA
- a CDS encoding TIGR02328 family protein — protein MRLWHEDMIGKLPRQQLLGQHRECCALRGNGWGRRHATVDYVFRSSPYMLYRYHRLIMEEMQRRGYIVSPEWMDKNYRGKTCPCYDNLKAVKVGKPIYAEHDDNYYLECVENLKDKGIKLE, from the coding sequence ATGAGACTATGGCATGAAGACATGATCGGCAAACTGCCGCGGCAACAGCTTCTGGGGCAACATAGGGAGTGCTGTGCCTTGCGAGGAAACGGCTGGGGCAGGCGGCATGCGACAGTCGACTATGTTTTTCGCAGTTCGCCCTATATGCTCTATCGATACCACCGGCTCATTATGGAAGAGATGCAGCGGCGAGGTTACATAGTGAGCCCTGAATGGATGGACAAGAACTACCGCGGCAAGACCTGTCCGTGCTATGATAATTTGAAGGCTGTTAAAGTAGGGAAGCCCATCTATGCCGAACACGATGATAACTATTATCTTGAGTGTGTCGAGAATTTAAAAGACAAGGGAATTAAGCTGGAATAA
- a CDS encoding threonine/serine exporter family protein — MEEEKNSALIFRIALAAGELLIKNGAEMHRTEETILRICASRGITGLAVFITPTVILIGNDKKEGSTYIKNIRVRGSNIHKISLVNEFSRNFTQGKISENEALEILKNIDAEKGYPYWLVLTTSGIACGLFSVLLGGTLNDFIVTFLATFVAVFSNDKIAQFSKTVFLGNFIAGFFVGITTILFYHIGFVKNLDMIIVGAVLSLVPGVAFTSGIRDFILGDLVSGIARTCEAVLIAVAIAFGIGSVLFGYSLLGGI, encoded by the coding sequence ATGGAAGAAGAAAAAAACTCGGCATTAATTTTTAGAATAGCCTTGGCGGCAGGAGAACTTCTAATAAAAAACGGAGCAGAGATGCATAGAACGGAAGAAACCATTTTAAGAATATGTGCCTCGCGAGGGATTACCGGTCTTGCCGTTTTTATAACTCCGACAGTAATATTAATAGGAAATGACAAGAAGGAAGGCTCAACTTATATTAAAAACATAAGAGTCAGAGGCAGCAATATACACAAAATTTCATTGGTCAACGAATTTTCAAGAAACTTTACTCAAGGTAAAATTTCTGAAAATGAAGCTCTTGAAATTTTAAAAAATATTGATGCAGAAAAAGGTTATCCGTATTGGCTTGTACTAACCACCTCCGGAATAGCCTGCGGACTCTTTTCTGTTTTGCTCGGCGGAACATTAAATGATTTTATAGTTACCTTTCTTGCCACCTTCGTAGCAGTTTTCTCAAATGATAAAATTGCACAGTTTTCAAAAACAGTATTTTTAGGAAATTTTATAGCAGGCTTTTTTGTCGGTATAACAACCATTCTTTTTTATCATATAGGCTTTGTAAAAAATCTTGATATGATAATAGTCGGAGCCGTTCTATCCCTTGTGCCGGGAGTTGCCTTTACTTCAGGTATACGGGATTTTATTTTGGGAGACTTAGTTTCGGGAATTGCCCGAACCTGTGAAGCCGTACTCATAGCCGTTGCAATAGCCTTTGGTATAGGCTCTGTTCTTTTCGGCTATTCACTTTTGGGAGGGATATAA
- a CDS encoding DNA adenine methylase — MKEQREENKDFLTTQIITYLGNKRSLIDKIEEEVKLISKYLNKEKLICADLFSGSGIVARMLKKYASKIIVNDLENYSYIINSCYLTNKEEYPKKLCNELRDEIISSSLNKKIPGIITENYAPKDDNKIEKGERVFYTHKNALLIDTYRNLIDKIVREENLKKFFLAPLITEASIHVNTSGVFKGFYKDKNTGVGCFGASGKNALTRILGEVELKEPVFSNFNSELEVFTKDAVILSKEIKNADIVYIDPPYNQHPYGSNYFMLNLILKNKLDVPISPVSGITQGWKRSVFNKPYLALKSMEEIIYSLDASYAVISYNSEGFISFEEMKNMLQKYGELKTVEIKYNTFRGSRNLNKRNIHVSEYLFVLKK, encoded by the coding sequence ATGAAAGAGCAGCGAGAAGAAAATAAGGACTTTCTTACCACACAGATAATTACATACCTCGGAAATAAAAGATCTTTGATAGATAAAATAGAAGAAGAGGTGAAGCTTATTTCGAAGTACTTAAACAAGGAAAAACTTATCTGTGCGGATCTTTTTTCGGGTTCCGGCATAGTTGCCCGCATGTTAAAAAAATATGCTTCAAAAATAATCGTTAATGATTTGGAAAATTATTCTTATATAATAAACTCCTGTTATCTTACAAACAAAGAAGAATATCCTAAAAAACTTTGTAATGAATTAAGAGATGAAATTATATCTTCTTCTTTAAATAAAAAAATCCCCGGCATAATTACCGAAAACTATGCTCCCAAGGACGACAACAAAATCGAAAAAGGAGAAAGAGTTTTTTATACACATAAAAATGCTCTTTTAATCGACACATACAGAAATCTTATCGATAAAATTGTTAGAGAAGAAAATTTAAAAAAGTTTTTTTTAGCTCCATTAATTACCGAAGCTTCGATTCACGTAAATACGAGCGGTGTATTTAAAGGCTTTTATAAGGATAAGAATACGGGGGTAGGCTGTTTCGGGGCTAGCGGAAAAAATGCTCTAACAAGAATTTTAGGAGAGGTAGAATTAAAAGAACCTGTCTTTAGTAATTTTAATTCCGAGCTTGAAGTTTTTACTAAGGATGCAGTTATTCTTTCAAAAGAAATAAAGAATGCTGATATCGTTTATATCGATCCCCCCTATAATCAACACCCCTACGGCTCAAATTATTTTATGCTTAATTTGATTCTTAAAAATAAGCTTGATGTTCCCATAAGCCCCGTCAGCGGAATTACCCAAGGATGGAAGCGCTCTGTTTTTAATAAGCCTTATCTTGCTCTAAAATCGATGGAAGAAATTATCTATTCTCTTGATGCAAGCTATGCCGTTATCTCTTATAATTCGGAAGGTTTTATTTCTTTTGAAGAGATGAAAAACATGTTACAGAAATACGGAGAATTAAAAACCGTCGAAATAAAATATAATACTTTTCGGGGAAGCCGAAATCTTAACAAGAGAAATATTCATGTTTCTGAATACTTGTTTGTTTTAAAAAAATAG
- a CDS encoding AbrB/MazE/SpoVT family DNA-binding domain-containing protein, whose translation MGYPKGKYAWTVKVGEKGQFVIPKEARDVFNINPGDTLIVLGDINQGIAIPPKNMFASIIDNIFGGNVPKEDEE comes from the coding sequence ATGGGTTATCCAAAAGGAAAATATGCGTGGACGGTTAAGGTTGGAGAGAAAGGGCAGTTTGTTATACCTAAAGAAGCCCGTGATGTTTTCAACATTAATCCCGGTGATACCTTGATTGTTTTGGGAGATATAAATCAAGGCATCGCCATTCCGCCTAAAAATATGTTTGCAAGTATTATCGACAATATTTTCGGAGGTAATGTACCAAAGGAGGACGAAGAATGA
- a CDS encoding SPFH domain-containing protein → MLNFIIPIVIAAIIAIVFIVALFRSIRIVPHKVALIVERLGKYHTTLDAGFHILFPFLDRVKYKQNLKEQAIDVPAQDCFTKDNVQVRIDGILYLQVFDPIKASYGIRDYRYATILLAQTTMRSVVGQLDLDDTFEAREQINAQVVKAVDEASDPWGVKVTRYEIQNIRVSDSIMDAMENQMKAEREKRAEIAHSVGEMETVINLSRAAYEEAVNISEGEKERMINEAEGQAREIVAVAEATADGIKKIAASTQIQGGMEAAKLTVSQEWINALSSIDENTKIIMSADFTDIKKMTIDMAEEIIQ, encoded by the coding sequence ATGCTTAATTTTATAATCCCGATTGTTATTGCGGCAATCATTGCCATAGTTTTTATTGTGGCTCTTTTTAGAAGCATTCGAATTGTTCCGCATAAGGTTGCCCTGATTGTAGAACGCTTAGGCAAGTATCACACAACCTTGGATGCCGGTTTTCATATTCTATTTCCGTTTTTGGATAGAGTAAAGTATAAGCAAAATCTAAAAGAACAGGCCATAGATGTTCCCGCTCAAGACTGTTTTACCAAGGACAACGTTCAGGTACGCATTGACGGAATCCTCTATCTTCAAGTCTTTGATCCGATTAAGGCAAGCTACGGTATACGCGATTACCGCTATGCAACTATCTTGCTTGCACAGACGACCATGCGTTCCGTAGTAGGACAGCTGGATTTGGACGACACATTTGAAGCAAGGGAACAGATAAACGCTCAGGTTGTAAAAGCCGTAGATGAAGCTTCGGATCCTTGGGGCGTAAAAGTTACCCGCTATGAAATTCAAAACATAAGAGTTTCCGATTCTATTATGGATGCCATGGAAAACCAGATGAAGGCTGAAAGAGAAAAGCGTGCAGAAATAGCTCACTCGGTCGGAGAGATGGAAACGGTTATCAATCTTTCAAGGGCGGCTTATGAAGAGGCCGTAAACATAAGCGAAGGTGAAAAAGAAAGAATGATAAACGAAGCGGAAGGTCAGGCCCGCGAAATTGTTGCCGTTGCCGAAGCCACTGCCGACGGTATCAAAAAAATTGCCGCTTCTACCCAAATTCAAGGCGGTATGGAAGCTGCAAAGCTCACCGTTTCGCAAGAATGGATAAACGCTTTAAGCTCTATAGATGAAAATACAAAGATAATTATGTCCGCAGATTTTACAGACATAAAGAAAATGACCATCGACATGGCCGAAGAAATAATCCAATAG
- a CDS encoding nitroreductase family protein — translation MNEVIKNMLTRVSVRKFTAERVEDEKLKTIVECAKASPTGKNRQMRKFTVVHNREKIQELAKAVSSVLDIPNYRIYDCDALILISFEEDDRFGYCDSSVAIENIYLAAHSLGLGSVWINQLREKCNSPEIRRVLDSFNIPKNHVVCGISAIGYPAEHPEPKTRTELVEFIN, via the coding sequence ATGAATGAGGTTATTAAGAACATGCTCACGCGTGTGAGTGTGCGTAAGTTTACGGCTGAGAGGGTCGAAGACGAAAAGCTTAAAACAATTGTAGAATGTGCCAAGGCTTCTCCGACAGGAAAAAACAGACAGATGAGGAAATTTACTGTTGTGCATAACCGGGAAAAGATACAGGAACTTGCAAAGGCTGTTTCTTCCGTACTCGATATTCCGAATTATAGAATCTATGATTGCGATGCGTTGATACTCATCAGCTTTGAAGAAGATGACCGCTTCGGTTATTGTGATTCTTCGGTTGCAATTGAGAACATCTATCTTGCGGCTCATTCTTTGGGTTTGGGCTCTGTTTGGATAAATCAGTTGAGAGAAAAATGCAATTCACCGGAGATAAGACGGGTTTTAGATTCTTTTAATATTCCTAAAAACCACGTGGTCTGCGGAATATCGGCTATCGGTTATCCTGCAGAACACCCGGAACCTAAAACCCGTACCGAGCTTGTGGAGTTTATAAATTAA
- a CDS encoding MFS transporter, whose translation MEEQLSNFRIKQGRSVFNAYNGINSFSFALVTGNTITLYALALKANSTVIGLLTAFMYMCYFTIPLGKLMARRFTIVKTFAYTWFLRNASLLPILFIPFFYFRGENEAAIFMLLLAVALFNFFRGAGIVANNPVISLLAPGKDRNSYIVKISLTNNAAALAAIIFLTVFLWFSPRFGIDIVSTYNITAIIGIITGFAASALLLKLPDPDFERRMEAVNEARAEGKSRKEIRKLKRGNQNLQKGSFFSASKEAFGDKNFKLYIFSFFIIQFGISLARPFIIVYGKAVYSIPDNLVIIFSLASTMGSLLVGLLMRLLIDRMGAKPMYVIFTALSAAALIPAIIAPAREMYLIAFIFLIVFSMITNMGFSAQMDASQAYFFGIVPSKSLMDLSMLNFFVMGITGALGSILGGRILDMLQTSGFSDLSMYRMFFSGVIACILFGMIFQIRLLNLGGRLVKDALAVIFSPRDMKALNLLYKLDSSESLQTEEKILHELTATASQESADKLNQYMRSPRFSIRCSAMEALNSLEKLSAKNKETLLEELNRGEFTTAALAAKTLAHFNVHQAVEPLRKAIESKDYILSGEAMIALAHLKDEASQFKISQILSETKNPKILLSGIKAMETYRSVNSIPFIIDLLRREGLPSLVEDEAYLSLASMMKVEGGFYFAYDRFKNEARDTGAIFTDMLDEAFAKRKKSDLEFKKIILTFISEASNDTEFIKWFLDLAEKFLGVNSALLLSVIMDVDMVTNKSFRFFLCYWAVSIFMEPKLAEI comes from the coding sequence ATGGAAGAACAATTATCGAACTTTAGAATCAAACAGGGACGCAGCGTTTTTAATGCATACAATGGAATCAATTCATTTTCGTTTGCTCTCGTTACCGGAAACACAATTACTCTTTATGCTCTTGCTTTAAAAGCCAACAGCACCGTTATAGGTTTGCTTACAGCCTTCATGTACATGTGCTATTTTACAATTCCTTTAGGAAAGCTTATGGCGCGGCGTTTTACTATCGTAAAGACCTTTGCCTATACTTGGTTTTTGCGCAACGCCTCGCTTTTACCAATCTTGTTTATTCCATTCTTTTATTTTAGGGGCGAAAATGAAGCTGCCATCTTTATGCTTTTACTTGCGGTAGCTCTTTTTAATTTTTTTAGAGGAGCCGGCATAGTTGCAAACAATCCTGTCATAAGTCTTTTGGCTCCCGGCAAGGATCGGAATTCTTATATAGTTAAAATATCATTGACAAACAATGCGGCAGCACTCGCAGCCATAATATTTTTAACCGTCTTTTTATGGTTTTCTCCAAGGTTTGGAATCGATATAGTTTCTACATACAACATAACTGCAATAATAGGAATTATTACGGGATTTGCTGCATCTGCCCTTTTGCTTAAACTTCCGGATCCCGATTTTGAAAGAAGAATGGAAGCTGTTAACGAGGCTAGGGCAGAAGGAAAAAGCCGAAAGGAAATAAGAAAGCTAAAGAGGGGAAATCAAAATCTTCAAAAGGGTTCTTTTTTTTCGGCTTCAAAAGAAGCCTTTGGCGATAAAAATTTTAAGCTCTATATTTTTTCGTTTTTTATAATTCAATTCGGAATAAGTTTAGCCCGTCCCTTTATAATTGTTTACGGTAAGGCCGTTTATTCTATCCCCGATAATTTGGTAATAATCTTTTCTCTTGCTTCAACCATGGGTTCTCTTTTGGTGGGACTTTTAATGCGCCTCTTGATAGACAGGATGGGAGCAAAACCGATGTATGTTATTTTTACTGCTCTTAGTGCGGCAGCCTTGATCCCTGCAATTATAGCACCTGCCAGAGAAATGTACTTGATTGCCTTTATCTTTTTGATTGTGTTTTCAATGATAACAAATATGGGTTTTTCCGCTCAAATGGATGCATCGCAAGCTTACTTTTTCGGGATAGTGCCGTCAAAGTCCTTGATGGATTTAAGTATGCTCAATTTTTTTGTGATGGGTATTACGGGAGCCTTGGGTTCAATCCTGGGAGGCCGTATTTTGGATATGCTTCAAACTTCAGGCTTTTCCGATTTAAGTATGTACCGTATGTTTTTCTCGGGCGTTATAGCCTGTATTCTCTTTGGAATGATTTTTCAGATTAGGCTTTTGAACCTTGGAGGCCGGCTTGTAAAAGATGCTCTTGCAGTTATTTTTTCTCCGCGTGATATGAAGGCTTTAAATCTTTTATATAAACTTGATTCAAGTGAGAGTCTCCAGACCGAAGAAAAAATTTTGCACGAGCTTACGGCAACGGCTTCTCAAGAATCTGCCGATAAGTTAAATCAGTATATGAGGTCTCCGCGTTTTTCTATCAGGTGTTCTGCAATGGAGGCTTTAAATTCTTTAGAAAAACTTTCTGCAAAAAATAAGGAAACTCTTTTAGAAGAATTGAATAGGGGAGAATTTACTACGGCCGCTCTTGCTGCAAAAACTCTTGCTCATTTTAATGTGCATCAAGCTGTTGAACCTTTGCGGAAAGCCATTGAAAGTAAAGATTATATTTTGTCGGGAGAGGCAATGATTGCTCTTGCTCATCTTAAAGATGAGGCTTCTCAATTTAAAATTTCGCAAATCTTATCCGAAACAAAAAATCCTAAAATATTGCTTTCGGGAATTAAAGCCATGGAAACTTATAGATCGGTAAATTCCATTCCGTTTATAATCGACTTACTCCGCAGGGAAGGGCTTCCTTCCTTGGTAGAAGATGAGGCTTATTTAAGTTTGGCGTCAATGATGAAGGTTGAAGGCGGATTTTATTTTGCTTATGATAGATTTAAAAATGAGGCACGGGATACGGGGGCAATTTTTACAGACATGCTCGATGAAGCTTTTGCAAAAAGAAAAAAATCGGATCTCGAATTTAAAAAGATAATTTTAACATTTATAAGCGAGGCTTCAAATGATACCGAATTTATAAAATGGTTTTTGGATTTAGCAGAAAAATTTTTAGGAGTAAATTCTGCTTTGCTTTTAAGTGTTATAATGGATGTCGATATGGTTACAAACAAATCCTTTAGATTTTTCTTATGCTATTGGGCTGTGTCTATTTTTATGGAACCTAAGTTGGCTGAAATTTAA
- a CDS encoding threonine/serine exporter family protein yields MPLYVHTIASFIASFCFCFLFSVPRKNIYLSGLCGSVSWTILIFFQNIGINYIFATLAGAIAVGLLADLFAVLQKTPVTCFIVIGIIPLVPGFKVYKTMLFFVTDRLEQGVSEGVQAAFIAIAISVGLIISASATRLIKSLKRKLPGKKE; encoded by the coding sequence ATGCCGCTATATGTACATACAATTGCATCATTTATCGCAAGTTTTTGTTTTTGTTTTTTGTTTTCGGTTCCGAGAAAAAATATTTATTTAAGCGGTCTATGCGGAAGTGTCTCTTGGACAATCCTAATATTTTTTCAGAATATAGGCATAAATTATATATTTGCAACCTTGGCAGGAGCTATAGCCGTAGGCCTCTTGGCAGATTTATTTGCAGTGCTTCAAAAAACACCGGTCACATGTTTTATCGTTATAGGCATTATTCCCTTAGTTCCGGGATTTAAGGTTTATAAGACCATGCTTTTTTTTGTTACGGACAGATTGGAACAAGGGGTGAGCGAAGGCGTTCAAGCCGCTTTTATCGCAATAGCCATATCCGTAGGTTTAATTATTTCTGCATCAGCGACCCGCCTTATCAAATCCCTCAAAAGAAAGTTGCCGGGAAAAAAAGAATAG